The sequence GGCCCCTCATGTTCCTCCTGGATACTCCCGGCGTGCTGTCTCCCCGGATTGAGTCTGTGGAGATCGGCTTGAAGCTTGCTCTCTGTGGTAAGGGGGCTGCCGAGGGCCTGGttggggcacggggggggggaggggggtgagctgAGTATGGACTGAGGcgaacaggaggaggagccagccttGCAGGGCCGATGCCAGAGGGATGGACAAGTCAAGGATGCCTGTCCTTGGACCTTGGCTCTGGATCCCCATCTTCCAGACACCCCTTCCCTCCTTAAGTCCTGCAGACCAGCCTATCTGCCCTGACCctgatggggaagggaggagaggcaagcAGGCCGTTGAACGCTCCCCTCTCTGCCTCAAGGCCTTCACATTTGCATTATCTGGTGCCCCTATCTGGACCATTGGGGGAGGGGTACTTCCCGGttctttccttttgctgctggcgGGTTGTTTGGTGGGCAAAGAGAGGCTTAACTTATAGCCCCCTATACCGAGTATCTGGAAGGGTGGTTTGGAATCTGGGTGCTTGGCCTGCAGCAAAACGTCTGCTTTTTTTCCACCTAGGGGCGATCCGGGATCACCTGGTAGGTGAGGATGTCATTGCCGATTACTTGCTTCACACACTGAACAGTCGGCAGCAATTCAGGTGAGGCAATCAGGTGGGGCGgcagagggctggctggctggctggctgtggtgCCACAAGAGGCCTGACTCGCCCCTTTCTGCTGCCCTGCGCATCCCGCCGTGAAGCTATGTGGAACGCTACAAGATGACCAGCCCTTGTGATAACGTGGAGACGGTACTCAAGAGCATCGCAGTGTTCCTGGGCAAGACGCGCCGAGTCAAAGTGTTTACAGGCACAGGTGAGTAATCGTTCCTTCTTGCCTGTCCTCCTgcgaagggaagccgctttgagcctccttcggggagagaaaggggcatagaagagccaactcttcttcttcccctcttttctgaGTCCGGGCTCAGCTGTGGGGTGTGAATGTTGTTGCCCACACAGCCCCATGTGGTGTGAccggcctctccctcccttctctcggCAGGAGACGTGACTGTGATGGCCCCCAACTACAACGCAGCAGCTGTGGACTTCATCGGCGCTTTCCGCAAGGGGCTTCTGGGGAAGGTGATGCTGGACTGAGCACTGTGTGGAGTGACCGAGTGGCTTCGTTTGGAGCAGGAGGAAACAAGGCCGCCTGGACTCTGCTTGTGGCTGGTTGGGCAGCCATCTGGTTTACATGCTTCATGGGGAACCACAGTCAAACGCCTCTCGCCGAGGGAACAGGGACAAACTGGCAATTGAGATAGTTGCTGGCAGCATTCGGCCACATTTCCTGCCCTCTGCTTTTCTGACTGCCCTCAACAGCCTGCAGCCTACCAGGTTCATGTGTTTgatgtcctccccacccccatataaAACTGCAAAGAAGTCAGAAAGCCTCATTGCAGGGGCACTGAGGGCCTACCTCCCCTCTCTGCAGCCAGAGCAGGAATGGCCGCTGTGAGGCGAAGGTGGcgtacgtgggggggggggcttgggagggGCTTTGCGCCTCTTAACTGGTCAGTCCTCAGGaaaggggccaggggccaatcgtttcccctccccatcccagacaGCTTCCACCAACCCACCCCTTTGAGAGGCACAAAAGGCAACATGGGGATGGGTGCTGAggaattttgcatcatttgtaGATTATGAGCCTGTGTTGATGTTGATTTGCCAAATTTGCCAAATGTTATTTCCTgcctgacccccaccccacccacctgtGGATCTCTTCCTTTGAGGTCTGTTCCCTTAGCAACACTGTCTCTGTTCAGAGCTGGTAACAGGCTTGTGGCtagctttccttttttctctttggGGACAGAATTTGGAATGCTCGGCCCTTTTGCCCACTTTTTACCCCATAAAGGATGAACGCGAGGTGGCAGCTTGATGGTGAATGGGCTGGTATCAGAATGAATTCATTCTTGAATAAAGCTGCCTCCTTCGCTAGCAGAACAGTCCTTAAGTGAGTTTACTCTCTTCGAAATAGACCTGCgtaaggggggaggagggaattctCATTACATTTAAAGGGAAAACCCTTTTACAATGGGATTTTAGAAAACACAACCTCTATGCGCTCTTTAAAGAACCATATGAACACAAATGTTACAATTTTTATTTCCACATCACCCTTCAAACACTTACAAAGAAAGGTTATATAAGAGCATAACAAAACCGTCCAttctctctcccctg is a genomic window of Paroedura picta isolate Pp20150507F chromosome 8, Ppicta_v3.0, whole genome shotgun sequence containing:
- the MTG1 gene encoding mitochondrial ribosome-associated GTPase 1 isoform X3, which encodes MDLADLTDQSRILECLKKQDVRHVLFTDCFKDENIKKIVPLVTELVSNSQRYQRAENIDTSMMVIGVPNVGKSSVINALRRLHLRKGKASSVGAEPGITRAVLTRIQVCDRPLMFLLDTPGVLSPRIESVEIGLKLALCGAIRDHLVGEDVIADYLLHTLNSRQQFSYVERYKMTSPCDNVETVLKSIAVFLGKTRRVKVFTGTGDVTVMAPNYNAAAVDFIGAFRKGLLGKVMLD